The following are from one region of the Bradyrhizobium sediminis genome:
- a CDS encoding Fur family transcriptional regulator — protein MTALKPTFPSPDHDHDRCAAEAIDHAERVCQLRAQKFTPIRRQVLQALLSSHRPLGAYEVIDELAKSMPRPAPITVYRALDFLMENGLVHRIESRNAYLACAHDHDTAAMVAFLICDACGSVGEIPAAPVAQSLNAAARASGFAPKLSVVEITGTCAHCQK, from the coding sequence CTGCGCCGCGGAGGCGATCGACCATGCCGAACGGGTCTGCCAGCTGAGGGCGCAGAAATTCACGCCGATCCGCCGCCAGGTGCTGCAGGCGCTGCTGTCGAGCCACCGGCCGCTCGGCGCCTATGAGGTGATCGACGAACTCGCCAAATCGATGCCGCGGCCGGCGCCGATCACGGTGTACCGCGCGCTCGATTTCCTGATGGAGAACGGTCTCGTCCACCGCATCGAAAGCCGCAACGCCTATCTCGCCTGCGCCCACGACCATGACACCGCGGCGATGGTGGCGTTCCTGATCTGCGACGCCTGCGGTTCGGTCGGCGAAATTCCGGCCGCGCCGGTGGCGCAAAGCCTCAACGCCGCGGCGCGCGCGTCCGGCTTTGCGCCAAAGCTATCCGTCGTCGAAATAACAGGCACCTGCGCTCACTGCCAGAAATAA
- the ispG gene encoding flavodoxin-dependent (E)-4-hydroxy-3-methylbut-2-enyl-diphosphate synthase codes for MNKPEKQLPSDVAGPRARHETTQVMVGNVAVGGGAPIVVQSMTNTDTADVDGTIAQVAALSRAGSELVRITVDREEAAAAVPHIRDGLRKRGITTPLIGDFHYIGHKLLAEHPACAEALDKYRINPGNVGFKNKRDTQFADIIEIANKNDKPVRIGANWGSLDQELLTKLMDENALIAAPRDVRAVTREAMVQSALLSAARAQELGMPKNKMILSAKVSAVQDLIAVYQTLASRSDYAIHLGLTEAGMGSKGIVASSAALGILLQDGIGDTIRISLTPEPGGDRTLEVQVAQELLQTMGFRTFVPLVAACPGCGRTTSTTFQELARSIQDFIREEMPGWKTQYPGVETLNVAVMGCIVNGPGESKHANIGISLPGTGEAPAAPVFVDGKKFRTLRGPTIAADFKALVIDYIDQRYGAGAKAPAETAAE; via the coding sequence ATGAACAAGCCCGAAAAACAGCTTCCGAGCGACGTCGCCGGCCCCAGGGCCCGGCACGAAACCACCCAGGTCATGGTCGGCAATGTCGCCGTCGGCGGGGGCGCGCCGATCGTGGTGCAGTCGATGACCAACACCGACACCGCCGATGTCGATGGCACCATCGCGCAGGTGGCGGCATTGTCGCGCGCCGGTTCGGAACTGGTGCGCATCACGGTCGACCGTGAAGAGGCCGCTGCCGCCGTGCCGCATATCCGCGACGGCTTGCGCAAGCGCGGCATCACCACGCCGCTGATCGGCGATTTCCATTACATCGGCCACAAGCTGCTCGCCGAACATCCGGCCTGCGCCGAGGCGCTCGACAAATACCGCATCAATCCCGGCAATGTCGGCTTCAAGAACAAGCGCGACACGCAGTTTGCCGACATCATCGAGATCGCCAACAAGAACGACAAGCCGGTGCGGATCGGCGCCAATTGGGGCTCGCTCGATCAGGAGCTGCTGACCAAGCTGATGGACGAAAACGCGCTGATCGCAGCACCTAGGGACGTCCGCGCGGTCACCCGCGAGGCCATGGTACAGTCGGCGCTGCTGTCGGCGGCGCGGGCGCAAGAGCTCGGCATGCCCAAGAACAAGATGATCCTGTCGGCGAAGGTTTCCGCCGTGCAGGATCTGATCGCGGTCTACCAGACGCTGGCCTCGCGCTCGGACTACGCCATCCATCTCGGCCTCACCGAGGCCGGCATGGGATCGAAGGGTATCGTGGCTTCCTCCGCGGCGCTCGGCATCCTCCTGCAGGACGGCATCGGCGACACCATCCGGATTTCGCTGACGCCCGAGCCCGGCGGCGATCGCACGCTGGAAGTCCAGGTCGCGCAGGAACTGCTGCAGACCATGGGTTTCCGCACCTTCGTGCCGCTGGTCGCGGCGTGTCCCGGCTGCGGCCGCACCACCTCGACCACGTTCCAGGAACTGGCGCGCTCGATCCAGGATTTCATCCGCGAGGAAATGCCGGGCTGGAAGACGCAATATCCCGGCGTCGAGACGCTCAACGTCGCGGTCATGGGCTGCATCGTCAACGGCCCCGGCGAATCCAAGCACGCCAATATCGGCATCTCCTTGCCCGGCACCGGCGAGGCGCCGGCCGCACCCGTGTTCGTCGACGGCAAGAAATTCCGCACCTTGCGCGGCCCCACCATCGCCGCCGACTTCAAGGCGCTGGTGATCGACTATATCGACCAGCGCTACGGCGCGGGCGCGAAGGCGCCCGCGGAGACGGCGGCGGAGTAA
- a CDS encoding DMT family transporter: MSSKQVNPSAGRPLSPGAVALMLMLCLSWGFNQIAVKLALPDIPPMLQALIRSLGALPVLFLIARLRGVKMFERDGTLWPGLSAGIIFGIEFVLIYRGLLLTSASRAVVFLYTAPFFVALGSYVFLGERLRASQWGGLALSFAGVALAIGVPQANVDAGVLLGDLLIVAGGALWAATTLIVKTTALLRAPAEKGLGYQVALSIPILSLAAWISGETITRMPGPLALSLMVYQSVWVVGLTFLLWFALVKTYSASKLSAFTFITPLFGVVASYFIMHDTLTLAFGAAALLVIAGLYLVNRPEAARAEIAPDPNV; encoded by the coding sequence ATGTCGTCCAAGCAAGTGAACCCATCGGCCGGGCGTCCGCTCAGTCCGGGCGCCGTGGCGCTGATGCTGATGCTGTGCCTGAGCTGGGGTTTCAACCAGATCGCGGTCAAGCTGGCGTTGCCGGACATTCCGCCGATGCTGCAGGCGCTGATCCGCTCCCTGGGCGCGTTGCCGGTGCTGTTTCTGATTGCGCGCCTGCGCGGCGTGAAGATGTTCGAACGCGACGGCACGCTCTGGCCGGGCTTGTCCGCGGGCATCATCTTCGGGATCGAATTCGTGCTGATCTATCGCGGGCTGTTGCTGACGTCGGCGTCGCGCGCCGTGGTGTTTCTTTATACCGCGCCGTTTTTCGTGGCGCTCGGCTCCTATGTGTTTCTCGGCGAGCGGCTGCGCGCTTCGCAATGGGGCGGTCTGGCATTGAGTTTCGCCGGCGTCGCGCTCGCGATCGGCGTGCCCCAGGCCAATGTCGATGCCGGCGTGCTGCTCGGCGATCTCCTGATCGTCGCCGGTGGCGCATTGTGGGCGGCCACCACGCTGATCGTGAAGACAACCGCATTGCTCAGGGCTCCCGCCGAAAAGGGCTTGGGATATCAGGTGGCGCTTTCGATCCCGATTCTCTCGCTTGCGGCATGGATATCAGGGGAAACCATCACCCGGATGCCCGGCCCGCTGGCGCTCTCGCTGATGGTCTATCAGTCGGTCTGGGTGGTCGGACTGACGTTCCTGCTGTGGTTCGCGCTGGTCAAAACCTATTCCGCCAGCAAGCTGTCGGCGTTCACCTTCATCACGCCCTTGTTCGGGGTGGTCGCCAGCTATTTCATCATGCACGACACCCTGACACTGGCCTTCGGCGCCGCCGCGCTGCTGGTGATCGCCGGGCTTTATCTGGTGAACAGGCCGGAAGCCGCACGGGCGGAAATCGCGCCGGATCCCAATGTGTGA